Proteins encoded by one window of Pseudomonadales bacterium:
- a CDS encoding YheV family putative metal-binding protein, whose amino-acid sequence MLKRRFIAGAQCPKCEQVDKIVMYDHEDGFRYRECVACGFKDQLDAHDNTPQELGTRVNQNRLGEQKLPHETEVQVVNLLDPKKLH is encoded by the coding sequence ATGTTAAAACGACGATTTATTGCTGGCGCCCAGTGCCCAAAATGCGAGCAAGTGGACAAAATTGTGATGTACGATCACGAGGATGGCTTTCGCTATCGCGAGTGCGTTGCCTGTGGTTTTAAAGACCAGCTTGATGCACACGATAATACCCCGCAGGAATTAGGCACGCGGGTTAATCAAAACCGTTTAGGTGAACAAAAGCTGCCGCACGAAACCGAGGTGCAGGTGGTGAATTTATTAGATCCTAAAAAGCTGCATTAA